Proteins found in one Brachypodium distachyon strain Bd21 chromosome 5, Brachypodium_distachyon_v3.0, whole genome shotgun sequence genomic segment:
- the LOC100832825 gene encoding histone deacetylase 9 isoform X1 encodes MLEKDRISYFYDGDVGNVYFGPNHPMKPHRLCMTHHLVLSYGLHKKMEIYRPHKAYPTELAQFHSADYVEFLHRITPDTQHLYASELTRYNLGEDCPVFDDLFEFCQIYAGGTLDAARRLNHKTCDIAINWAGGLHHAKKCEASGFCYINDLVLGILELLKYHSRVLYIDIDVHHGDGVEEAFYFTDRVMTVSFHKYGDMFFPGTGDIKDIGDREGKYYAINIPLKDGIDDTSFTRLFKTIIAKVVETYLPGAIVLQCGADSLARDRLGCFNLSIEGHAECVKFVKKFKIPLLVTGGGGYTKENVARCWAVETGVLLDTDLPNEIPDNEYIKYFGPDYTLKVPNLNMDNLNSKTYLSSIKVQVMESLRAIQHAPGVQMQEVPPDFYIPDFDEDELDPDERVDQHTQDKQVHRDDEYYEGDNDNDHDDGAH; translated from the exons GGGATGTGGGAAATGTGTACTTTGGGCCAAATCACCCGATGAAACCACATCGTCTGTGTATGACACATCATCTTGTCCTTTCTTATGGACTTCACAAGAAGATGGAGATATAT AGACCCCACAAAGCATATCCAACAGAGCTTGCCCAGTTCCATTCTGCTGATTATGTGGAATTCTTGCACAGGATAACTCCTGATACCCAGCACCTGTATGCAAGTGAATTAACTAGAT ATAATCTTGGAGAAGACTGCCCGGTATTTGATGATTTGTTTGAGTTCTGCCAAATTTATGCTGGAGGAACTCTAG ATGCGGCTCGAAGACTAAACCACAAAACATGTGATATTGCTATAAATTGGGCTGGTGGTTTGCATCATGCAAAGAAGTGTGAGGCATCAGGCTTCTGCTACATTAATGACCTGGTTTTGGGAATTCTGGAGCTTCTCAAGTATCATTCCAGGGTTCTCTATATTGACATCGACGTTCATCATGGAGATGGAGTTGAAGAAGCCTTCTATTTCACTGACAG GGTAATGACTGTAAGTTTCCACAAGTATGGTGACATGTTCTTTCCTGGCACAGGTGATATTAAG GACATAGGAGACAGGGAAGGAAAATATTATGCCATCAACATCCCACTTAAAGATGGCATAGATGACACGAGCTTTACTCGGCTTTTTAAAACG ATTATTGCCAAGGTTGTTGAGACATATCTACCAGGTGCTATTGTTCTTCAATGTGGCGCCGATTCATTGGCACGGGACCGTCTAGGGTGTTTCAATCTTTCCATTGAAG GCCATGCTGAATGCGTAAAGTTTGTCAAGAAATTTAAAATTCCCCTGCTG GTGACGGGAGGTGGTggatacaccaaagagaacgTAGCACGCTGTTGGGCAGTTGAAACTGGGGTCCTTTTAGACACAGACCTCCCAAATG AGATTCCTGACAATGAATATATTAAGTACTTTGGTCCAGATTATACATTGAAAGTACCAAATTTGAACATG GACAACTTGAATAGTAAGACCTATCTCAGTTCAATCAAAGTGCAAGTCATGGAGAGTTTGCGGGCCATACAGCATGCACCTGGCGTTCAGATGCAAGAG GTTCCACCTGATTTCTATATCCCTGATTTTGATGAAGATGAGCTGGATCCTGATGAACGTGTTGACC AGCATACCCAGGACAAGCAGGTTCACCGTGACGACGAGTACTATGAAGGTGACAACGACAATGATCATGACGATGGTGCACACTGA
- the LOC100832825 gene encoding histone deacetylase 9 isoform X2: MLEKDRISYFYDGDVGNVYFGPNHPMKPHRLCMTHHLVLSYGLHKKMEIYRPHKAYPTELAQFHSADYVEFLHRITPDTQHLYASELTRYNLGEDCPVFDDLFEFCQIYAGGTLDAARRLNHKTCDIAINWAGGLHHAKKCEASGFCYINDLVLGILELLKYHSRVLYIDIDVHHGDGVEEAFYFTDRVMTVSFHKYGDMFFPGTGDIKDIGDREGKYYAINIPLKDGIDDTSFTRLFKTIIAKVVETYLPGAIVLQCGADSLARDRLGCFNLSIEGHAECVKFVKKFKIPLLVTGGGGYTKENVARCWAVETGVLLDTDLPNEIPDNEYIKYFGPDYTLKVPNLNMGYING, translated from the exons GGGATGTGGGAAATGTGTACTTTGGGCCAAATCACCCGATGAAACCACATCGTCTGTGTATGACACATCATCTTGTCCTTTCTTATGGACTTCACAAGAAGATGGAGATATAT AGACCCCACAAAGCATATCCAACAGAGCTTGCCCAGTTCCATTCTGCTGATTATGTGGAATTCTTGCACAGGATAACTCCTGATACCCAGCACCTGTATGCAAGTGAATTAACTAGAT ATAATCTTGGAGAAGACTGCCCGGTATTTGATGATTTGTTTGAGTTCTGCCAAATTTATGCTGGAGGAACTCTAG ATGCGGCTCGAAGACTAAACCACAAAACATGTGATATTGCTATAAATTGGGCTGGTGGTTTGCATCATGCAAAGAAGTGTGAGGCATCAGGCTTCTGCTACATTAATGACCTGGTTTTGGGAATTCTGGAGCTTCTCAAGTATCATTCCAGGGTTCTCTATATTGACATCGACGTTCATCATGGAGATGGAGTTGAAGAAGCCTTCTATTTCACTGACAG GGTAATGACTGTAAGTTTCCACAAGTATGGTGACATGTTCTTTCCTGGCACAGGTGATATTAAG GACATAGGAGACAGGGAAGGAAAATATTATGCCATCAACATCCCACTTAAAGATGGCATAGATGACACGAGCTTTACTCGGCTTTTTAAAACG ATTATTGCCAAGGTTGTTGAGACATATCTACCAGGTGCTATTGTTCTTCAATGTGGCGCCGATTCATTGGCACGGGACCGTCTAGGGTGTTTCAATCTTTCCATTGAAG GCCATGCTGAATGCGTAAAGTTTGTCAAGAAATTTAAAATTCCCCTGCTG GTGACGGGAGGTGGTggatacaccaaagagaacgTAGCACGCTGTTGGGCAGTTGAAACTGGGGTCCTTTTAGACACAGACCTCCCAAATG AGATTCCTGACAATGAATATATTAAGTACTTTGGTCCAGATTATACATTGAAAGTACCAAATTTGAACATG GGATATATAAATGGCTAA